One window from the genome of Cucumis melo cultivar AY chromosome 12, USDA_Cmelo_AY_1.0, whole genome shotgun sequence encodes:
- the LOC103483440 gene encoding transcription factor bHLH168-like, translating into MPKLVGHGGTSSSSAKLDRKTMEKNRRSHMKSLCSNLFNLVPPSHFKIPKELISQQNQICHVIAYINELKERVENLEKRKQALRLQTHSSHIHDQANNNNDVTLPIIEINDLGNDIVHIMLISSVNRSFMLHQIISVIEEEGGQVVNAGLSTIGNKVFHSLHIEAKISRIGIETSRVKRRLVNLVYQNQN; encoded by the exons atgcCTAAGCTTGTTGGCCATGGtggaacttcttcttcttctgctaAACTAGATCGAAAAACTATGGAGAAAAATAGAAGAAGTCATATGAAATCTCTCTGTTCTAACCTTTTTAATCTTGTTCCTCCCTCTCATTTCAAAATCCCTAAG GAATTGATATCACAACAAAATCAAATTTGTCATGTAATTGCGTACATAAATGAATTGAAAGAAAGAGTGGAGAATTTGGAAAAAAGGAAACAAGCTTTACGATTACAAACTCATTCTTCACATATTCACGATCAAGCCAATAACAATAATGATGTTACATTGCCTATAATTGAGATAAACGACTTAGGTAATGACATTGTTCACATAATGCTCATTAGTAGCGTCAATAGAAGCTTCATGCTCCACCAAATTATTAGTGTCATTGAAGAGGAAGGTGGCCAAGTCGTCAATGCTGGCTTATCCACAATCGGGAACAAAGTCTTTCACTCACTCCACATTGAA GCTAAGATCTCGAGAATTGGAATAGAGACTTCAAGAGTAAAACGACGATTGGTGAATTTGGTATACcaaaatcaaaactaa